Proteins from a genomic interval of Terriglobia bacterium:
- a CDS encoding ABC transporter ATP-binding protein, with the protein MISSHSQPRMDVHPLAGGSSLEVHQLGVKVGNFQLHPVSFAMSNSEVTAIVGPNGSGKSTLVKLVSGTLRPASGWARWNGVDIHRMGHRERARQIAVVAQESALHFPMTVLEYCLLARHPFLDGLQLASSEDLAIVRRSLDMTKAAVFERRWMNELSGGERQRVILARALAQTPGLLLLDEPTLNLDVAFQMGLLKLVERLAREHGMAVLMVTHELNLAAEFANRILLLNGGIPLAFGSPGEVLTEERLREVFDSDLLVDRNPVSGVARVTLLRGRRSEIKE; encoded by the coding sequence GTGATCTCTTCCCATTCACAACCCCGGATGGATGTGCATCCACTCGCCGGCGGCAGCTCTCTTGAGGTTCACCAATTGGGTGTGAAAGTGGGCAACTTTCAGCTTCATCCCGTTTCCTTCGCCATGAGTAATTCCGAAGTAACGGCGATTGTGGGGCCGAACGGCTCGGGAAAATCGACCTTGGTCAAACTGGTGAGCGGGACGCTCCGGCCCGCCTCGGGATGGGCCCGATGGAACGGGGTGGACATTCATCGAATGGGGCATCGTGAGCGGGCGAGACAGATTGCGGTAGTGGCCCAGGAAAGCGCGTTGCATTTTCCCATGACCGTTTTGGAATACTGTCTGCTGGCACGCCATCCCTTTCTCGATGGATTGCAACTGGCATCAAGCGAAGACCTGGCCATTGTGCGACGGTCTCTCGATATGACTAAGGCCGCGGTCTTCGAGCGGCGATGGATGAACGAACTTTCGGGCGGTGAACGCCAGCGGGTCATTTTGGCCCGCGCCCTGGCTCAAACCCCAGGACTGCTCCTGCTGGATGAGCCGACCCTCAACCTCGATGTCGCGTTTCAGATGGGGCTTCTGAAGTTGGTCGAACGGCTGGCGCGGGAGCACGGCATGGCCGTCCTCATGGTTACCCACGAACTCAACCTCGCCGCCGAATTTGCGAACCGCATTCTGCTCCTGAATGGGGGTATTCCCCTCGCATTTGGATCGCCGGGTGAGGTGTTGACCGAGGAGCGGCTTCGGGAGGTTTTTGATTCCGATCTCCTGGTCGACCGGAACCCCGTCTCCGGCGTGGCGCGGGTGACCCTTCTGAGGGGGAGAAGATCAGAGATTAAGGAGTAA
- a CDS encoding MOSC domain-containing protein — translation MAITVSSIFYHPVKSVKSKPLTRAEIGVRGIPYDREWMVVDERGMFVAQRQSSDAGVEVRTMCLVDAAMRDGHLVLTAPGLSSISVPLDGPDTPEDEVQVWEHHARGVDQGEEVSRWLSELLGRERPGKYRLMRMSSQHVRRAKMGDSQLAFADGYPFLIISQASLDDLNRRLSEALPMNRFRPNIVLEGCSPYQEDQMALIRVGNVLLEGQGLCARCPTTATNQETAERGKEPLRTLATYRRHPGGADGVVFGRNFNHLNLGTISIGDSVEILATD, via the coding sequence ATGGCCATCACAGTCAGCAGTATTTTTTATCATCCCGTGAAGTCCGTGAAGAGCAAGCCGCTCACCCGCGCCGAGATTGGCGTGCGGGGGATTCCATATGACCGCGAATGGATGGTGGTGGACGAACGGGGAATGTTTGTGGCACAGCGTCAATCGTCGGATGCTGGTGTCGAAGTCCGGACAATGTGCCTGGTAGACGCCGCCATGCGGGACGGGCACCTGGTCCTCACCGCTCCCGGCCTGAGCTCAATCTCGGTTCCCCTCGATGGCCCCGATACGCCGGAAGATGAGGTGCAGGTCTGGGAGCATCATGCTCGCGGCGTCGATCAAGGCGAAGAGGTTTCCCGTTGGCTGAGTGAATTGCTTGGAAGGGAGAGACCCGGGAAGTATCGCCTCATGCGAATGTCAAGCCAACACGTCCGGCGGGCCAAAATGGGAGATTCGCAGCTGGCCTTTGCCGATGGCTATCCGTTTCTCATCATCTCTCAAGCTTCACTGGATGATCTTAACAGACGTCTTTCCGAGGCCCTCCCGATGAACCGGTTTCGGCCCAACATCGTCCTTGAGGGATGCTCGCCATATCAGGAGGATCAAATGGCCTTGATCCGGGTCGGCAACGTCCTTCTCGAGGGCCAGGGGCTGTGCGCACGCTGTCCAACCACCGCGACTAATCAGGAGACCGCCGAGCGGGGCAAGGAACCGCTCCGCACCCTGGCCACCTACCGTCGGCACCCGGGCGGCGCGGACGGTGTCGTGTTCGGGCGCAATTTCAATCATTTGAATCTCGGGACGATTTCGATAGGGGATTCTGTCGAAATTCTGGCCACTGATTGA
- a CDS encoding TonB-dependent receptor → MNRNHRVFSHPLHIAVFCFLWIVLQVPLLAQASVIEGQIKDPSGAVIRGAQVSCIDALGTTLFHWTDGQGRFRFEVSAGTEYQLIVSQTGFASGMVTVDPLKPGQTRSVEINLQLSARTDTVLVSASLIDQPMGQVGNSVSVITGEDLKNSATPLVQDALREVPGLAVSSAGRRGGTTSIFARGGNANYDLVLLDGVKLNDFGGGLGFDFAHLVADDVERIEVVRGPQSALYGSEAVGATINVITERGEGTPRYSFQAEGGSYLLRRWSTGANGLTRGVNWALNLSRMDSDGANFNDNYRDQNASGRIGLELSPRTHAAFHFNLNANDAGAPGAYGSDPNGTFFGLDQQSRDKNNDYVYGADIEHEFSSRFRQRLEGDFLSRNFRFLSPSLGDSFSDNFRASLRSESDVLLFPGDTLAFGFEYQRERFLNNFVTDPTGQVFALHRNNLGYFVENQWNWQQRFFLTAGVRIENFRTDEILAVPFSHDQNFPASSLVSTNPRVSASYFIRPGSMDHAFSYAKLHGSAGTGIRAPNGFELAFTSNPRLRPERSLSFDAGAEVSLWNSRGLFDVTYFYNRFEDQIVTLTGDLRQLSTFSSDNLGNARAQGMEVTVSVRPSSKIRLGGQYTYLNSEILSLNGDPGRAQSIFKVGDPLIRRPAHSGSLFATWTHRRLVLSLDAMMRGRTTDTDPNLGTFACDLGLPCILKNPGFVVANVGGSYEFASGVTWYARVNNFLNQRYEEVLGFPAYRLNFVSGVRVNLGGESGLHLKR, encoded by the coding sequence ATGAATAGAAACCATCGCGTTTTCAGCCACCCGTTGCACATCGCTGTCTTCTGCTTTTTATGGATTGTTTTACAGGTTCCCCTCCTCGCCCAGGCCAGCGTGATTGAGGGTCAAATCAAAGATCCCTCCGGGGCGGTTATTCGAGGCGCTCAAGTCAGTTGCATCGATGCCCTGGGGACCACGCTATTCCACTGGACCGACGGCCAGGGGCGGTTCCGGTTCGAGGTTTCGGCAGGGACGGAGTACCAGCTGATCGTCAGTCAGACCGGATTTGCTTCAGGGATGGTGACCGTCGATCCACTGAAGCCCGGTCAGACCCGGTCTGTCGAGATAAACCTTCAACTGAGCGCCCGAACGGATACCGTCCTGGTCAGCGCGTCGTTGATCGACCAGCCGATGGGGCAGGTGGGAAATTCCGTCAGCGTCATTACCGGGGAGGACTTGAAAAACTCTGCCACTCCGCTGGTCCAGGATGCGTTGCGGGAGGTCCCGGGGCTCGCGGTGAGTTCGGCTGGCCGCCGCGGGGGCACGACCTCGATTTTCGCGCGGGGAGGAAACGCGAATTACGACCTGGTGCTGCTGGACGGCGTGAAGCTCAACGACTTTGGGGGAGGGCTGGGCTTCGATTTCGCGCATCTGGTGGCGGATGATGTGGAACGCATTGAAGTCGTGCGCGGTCCGCAGAGCGCGCTCTACGGATCGGAGGCGGTTGGGGCGACCATCAATGTCATCACCGAGCGCGGGGAGGGGACGCCCCGGTACTCGTTTCAAGCCGAAGGCGGCAGCTACTTGCTGCGGCGCTGGAGCACGGGCGCGAATGGTCTGACGCGAGGCGTGAACTGGGCCCTGAACCTGTCGCGCATGGACTCCGACGGGGCCAACTTTAACGACAACTACCGCGACCAGAATGCGTCCGGGCGAATCGGCCTCGAATTGTCGCCCCGGACCCACGCCGCGTTCCATTTCAATCTCAATGCCAACGACGCGGGCGCTCCGGGGGCCTACGGCAGCGATCCCAACGGCACCTTCTTCGGCCTCGATCAGCAGTCCCGCGACAAGAACAATGACTATGTTTATGGGGCAGACATCGAGCATGAATTCTCTTCAAGGTTCAGACAACGCCTGGAGGGAGATTTCCTCTCGCGTAATTTTCGATTTCTGAGCCCTTCGCTGGGAGATTCGTTCAGCGACAACTTTCGTGCGTCCCTTCGCAGCGAAAGTGATGTCCTCCTTTTCCCCGGTGACACCCTCGCCTTCGGGTTTGAATACCAGCGGGAGCGGTTTTTGAATAATTTTGTGACCGATCCGACGGGTCAGGTCTTCGCTCTACACCGGAACAATCTTGGATACTTCGTCGAAAACCAGTGGAACTGGCAGCAACGGTTCTTCCTGACGGCCGGCGTGCGAATCGAAAATTTCAGGACCGACGAAATCCTTGCCGTCCCGTTTTCGCACGACCAGAATTTCCCGGCATCCTCCCTGGTCTCCACCAACCCAAGGGTGTCGGCATCCTATTTTATTCGGCCCGGGTCGATGGATCACGCGTTCAGCTATGCCAAGCTGCACGGTTCAGCGGGGACCGGCATCCGTGCTCCGAATGGATTTGAGCTGGCATTCACCAGCAATCCCCGGCTGCGTCCCGAACGCTCCTTGAGTTTTGACGCGGGCGCCGAGGTGTCCTTGTGGAACTCGCGGGGACTCTTTGATGTCACCTACTTCTACAACCGATTCGAGGACCAGATCGTTACCCTGACGGGGGATCTGCGCCAGCTCTCCACCTTCAGCTCCGACAACCTGGGCAACGCACGCGCGCAGGGCATGGAGGTTACAGTGAGCGTGCGGCCCAGTTCAAAGATCCGTTTGGGCGGCCAGTACACCTATTTGAATTCCGAAATCCTCTCGCTGAACGGCGATCCCGGCCGCGCCCAATCGATCTTCAAAGTCGGCGATCCGCTGATCCGCCGCCCGGCTCACTCAGGCTCTCTCTTTGCCACGTGGACCCATCGGCGTCTTGTCCTTTCTCTCGATGCGATGATGCGGGGTAGAACGACCGACACGGATCCGAACCTGGGAACATTTGCCTGCGATTTGGGGCTGCCGTGCATTCTCAAGAACCCCGGCTTTGTTGTTGCCAACGTCGGGGGATCATACGAATTCGCCAGCGGGGTCACCTGGTATGCGCGCGTCAACAATTTCTTGAACCAGAGATATGAAGAGGTACTGGGATTCCCCGCTTATCGCTTGAATTTTGTCTCCGGGGTGCGGGTGAACCTGGGTGGAGAAAGTGGACTTCATCTGAAGAGATGA